One window from the genome of Oryctolagus cuniculus chromosome 1, mOryCun1.1, whole genome shotgun sequence encodes:
- the LOC127486304 gene encoding olfactory receptor 8B8-like — MIKLIMTNGSFVTEFVLMGLTDQPDLQLPLFFLFLVTYMITFFGNLGLIILIVLNSHLHTPMYFFLLNLSFIDFCYSSVITPKMMMSFVLKNSISYIGCMTQFYLFCFFVISECHVLTSMAYDRYVAICKPLLYNTIMSPKVCFNLMLGSYLTAFSHAMIHTGCILRLSFCDANTIDHYFCDVLPLLELSCTSTYVNEVEIFIVAGIDITVPSLMVFISYGFILSSILRISSTEGRSKAFSTCSSHIVAVSLFFGSGAFMYLKPSSAESMGEGKISSVFYTIVVPMMNPLIYSLRNKDVKIVLRKSLSSIKF, encoded by the exons ATGATCAAATTAATTATG ACAAATGGCTCTTTTGTGACAGAATTCGTCCTGATGGGATTAACAGACCAACCAGACCTCCAGCTGCcccttttcttcttgtttctagTCACATATATGATCACATTTTTTGGAAATCTGGGCTTGATCATTTTAATTGTGCTAAATTCACACCTGCACACTCCCATGTACTTTTTCCTCCTTAATTTGTCTTTCATAGACTTCTGTTATTCCTCTGTAATTACACCCAAAATGATGATGAGCTTTGTATTGAAGAATAGTATATCTTACATAGGATGTATGACACAGTTCtacttgttttgcttttttgtcaTTTCTGAATGCCATGTGCTGACATCCATGGCCTATGATCGATacgtggccatctgcaagccactTCTATACAACACAATCATGTCCCCTAAAGTCTGTTTCAACCTTATGCTGGGTTCATACTTGACTGCCTTTTCTCACGCCATGATCCACACTGGATGCattctcaggctgagcttctgtgATGCAAACACCATCGACCACTACTTCTGCGATGTTCTCCCTTTGCTTGAGCTCTCCTGCACCAGCACGTATGTCAATGAGGTAGAGATCTTCATAGTAGCAGGCATTGACATCACTGTTCCCAGCCTCATGGTCTTCATCTCTTACGGTTTCATTCTCTCCAGCATCCTGCGAATCAGCTCCACTGAGGGCAGATCCAAAGCCTTCAGCACCTGCAGTTCCCACATAGTTGCTGTTTCTCTGTTCTTTGGATCAGGTGCATTCATGTATCtcaaaccatcttctgctgaatcAATGGGTGAGGGtaaaatttcttctgttttttataCTATTGTGGTTCCCATGATGAATCCCTTAATCTACAGTTTAAGGAACAAAGATGTTAAAATTGTGTTGAGAAAATCCCTGAGCAGTATCAAGTTTTAG